In Pseudophryne corroboree isolate aPseCor3 chromosome 7, aPseCor3.hap2, whole genome shotgun sequence, a single window of DNA contains:
- the LOC134945395 gene encoding major facilitator superfamily domain-containing protein 1-like isoform X2 has translation MLTFGSYFCFDIPSVLQDQFQGNLTCTNGSHPNSTHSGNHSTGCVEGLGMTPEQYNLLYAIYAWTNALVVIMAGFLIDKLGNRFGLFLFSFLTVLGSSIFALGSHFKGTPYLLPLMLTGRLLFGSGNGSLTIVQNRITAFWFKGKELALAFGLTLSFSRLGSVLNFFLTQRFEDHYGMQWTLWGGTLLCVLGFSSTVTVSVLDKVGMKQLGLDGTIQEESKKVRVQDIRRLPLRYWLLVLTIMFFYNGVFPFVADASKFIQDKYPGYDQQTASYIAGAVYDSSLVLSAAVGILIDYVGMRGVLAVLCAVSTLPVFALLAFTFVPPLVSTLWLGVTYSFAAASMWPSIPLVVPQATLGTAMGLATSVQMIGIGVSNLVVGRILGTKSSESKIPLWRWQQMMIFMLANTVACIVTSVTVNIVDRKQGGTLNKMTKRRPQAEREPDSESDTTPILNDEDDQRSIN, from the exons AACCTGACCTGCACTAATGGGAGTCACCCCAATAGTACGCACAGTGGGAACCACAGTACAGGCTGCGTGGAGGGGCTTGGGATGACCCCAGAGCAGTATAACCTGTTATATGCCATCTACGCCTGGAC TAACGCCCTAGTGGTCATCATGGCTGGATTTCTCATTGACAAGCTTGGAAACCGAT TTGGCCTGTTCCTGTTTTCCTTCCTGACTGTCCTGGGCTCCTCCATATTTGCACTGGGTTCACACTTTAAAGGAACTCCCTACCTGCTGCCTCTGATGTTAACAGGACGCCTGTTGTTTGGCTCTGGGAATGGATCACTAACAA TTGTACAGAACCGGATCACGGCCTTCTGGTTCAAAGGCAAAGAATTGGCTCTGGCTTTTGGGTTGACCCTCTCTTTCTCTCGGCTGGGCAGCGTCCTGAACTTCTTCCTCACTCAGCGGTTTGAAGATCACTACGGCATGCAGTGGACTCTTTGGGGAG GGACCTTATTGTGTGTCCTGGGTTTTTCTTCTACGGTTACAGTCAGCGTGTTGGATAAAGTGGGCATGAAACAGTTAGGTCTTGATGGAACAATCCAAGAGGAGTCAAAGAAAGTG CGAGTACAGGACATTCGTCGCTTACCATTGCGTTACTGGCTCTTGGTTCTGACCATCATGTTCTTCTACAATGGAGTCTTTCCATTCGTGGCAGATGCTAG CAAATTCATTCAGGACAAATATCCTGGGTATGACCAGCAGACGGCATCCTACATTGCTGGGGCCGTATACGACAGTTCCTTAGTGCTCTCTGCAGCTGTTGGGATATTAATT GACTATGTAGGGATGAGAGGGGTGCTGGCTGTCCTCTGTGCTGTATCCACACTGCCAGTGTTTGCCCTGCTGGCGTTTACCTTTGTACCACCGCTGGTGTCCACATTGTGGCTCGGGGTCACTTACTCCTTTGCTGCG GCAAGCATGTGGCCTTCTATCCCTCTTGTGGTCCCACAAGCTACTCTGGGAACCGCTATGGGTCTGGCGACCTCCGTGCAGATGATCGGGATCGGGGTTTCTAACCTTGTTGTTGGCAGAATTCTTGGAACTAAATCTAG TGAATCGAAGATCCCTCTCTGGCGCTGGCAACAAATGATGATTTTCATGCTGGCAAATACCGTCGCCTGCATCGTCACTTCTGTTACTGTGAACATTGTGGACAGGAAACAG GGAGGCACGCTGAACAAAATGACAAAGAGGAGACCTCAAGCAGAGCGAGAACCTGACTCTGAATCCGATACAACACCTATCCTAAATGATGAGGATGACCAGCGGTCCATAAACTAG
- the LOC134945395 gene encoding major facilitator superfamily domain-containing protein 1-like isoform X1 — MAVPAERGYYRFVVLFFNCMLTFGSYFCFDIPSVLQDQFQGNLTCTNGSHPNSTHSGNHSTGCVEGLGMTPEQYNLLYAIYAWTNALVVIMAGFLIDKLGNRFGLFLFSFLTVLGSSIFALGSHFKGTPYLLPLMLTGRLLFGSGNGSLTIVQNRITAFWFKGKELALAFGLTLSFSRLGSVLNFFLTQRFEDHYGMQWTLWGGTLLCVLGFSSTVTVSVLDKVGMKQLGLDGTIQEESKKVRVQDIRRLPLRYWLLVLTIMFFYNGVFPFVADASKFIQDKYPGYDQQTASYIAGAVYDSSLVLSAAVGILIDYVGMRGVLAVLCAVSTLPVFALLAFTFVPPLVSTLWLGVTYSFAAASMWPSIPLVVPQATLGTAMGLATSVQMIGIGVSNLVVGRILGTKSSESKIPLWRWQQMMIFMLANTVACIVTSVTVNIVDRKQGGTLNKMTKRRPQAEREPDSESDTTPILNDEDDQRSIN, encoded by the exons AACCTGACCTGCACTAATGGGAGTCACCCCAATAGTACGCACAGTGGGAACCACAGTACAGGCTGCGTGGAGGGGCTTGGGATGACCCCAGAGCAGTATAACCTGTTATATGCCATCTACGCCTGGAC TAACGCCCTAGTGGTCATCATGGCTGGATTTCTCATTGACAAGCTTGGAAACCGAT TTGGCCTGTTCCTGTTTTCCTTCCTGACTGTCCTGGGCTCCTCCATATTTGCACTGGGTTCACACTTTAAAGGAACTCCCTACCTGCTGCCTCTGATGTTAACAGGACGCCTGTTGTTTGGCTCTGGGAATGGATCACTAACAA TTGTACAGAACCGGATCACGGCCTTCTGGTTCAAAGGCAAAGAATTGGCTCTGGCTTTTGGGTTGACCCTCTCTTTCTCTCGGCTGGGCAGCGTCCTGAACTTCTTCCTCACTCAGCGGTTTGAAGATCACTACGGCATGCAGTGGACTCTTTGGGGAG GGACCTTATTGTGTGTCCTGGGTTTTTCTTCTACGGTTACAGTCAGCGTGTTGGATAAAGTGGGCATGAAACAGTTAGGTCTTGATGGAACAATCCAAGAGGAGTCAAAGAAAGTG CGAGTACAGGACATTCGTCGCTTACCATTGCGTTACTGGCTCTTGGTTCTGACCATCATGTTCTTCTACAATGGAGTCTTTCCATTCGTGGCAGATGCTAG CAAATTCATTCAGGACAAATATCCTGGGTATGACCAGCAGACGGCATCCTACATTGCTGGGGCCGTATACGACAGTTCCTTAGTGCTCTCTGCAGCTGTTGGGATATTAATT GACTATGTAGGGATGAGAGGGGTGCTGGCTGTCCTCTGTGCTGTATCCACACTGCCAGTGTTTGCCCTGCTGGCGTTTACCTTTGTACCACCGCTGGTGTCCACATTGTGGCTCGGGGTCACTTACTCCTTTGCTGCG GCAAGCATGTGGCCTTCTATCCCTCTTGTGGTCCCACAAGCTACTCTGGGAACCGCTATGGGTCTGGCGACCTCCGTGCAGATGATCGGGATCGGGGTTTCTAACCTTGTTGTTGGCAGAATTCTTGGAACTAAATCTAG TGAATCGAAGATCCCTCTCTGGCGCTGGCAACAAATGATGATTTTCATGCTGGCAAATACCGTCGCCTGCATCGTCACTTCTGTTACTGTGAACATTGTGGACAGGAAACAG GGAGGCACGCTGAACAAAATGACAAAGAGGAGACCTCAAGCAGAGCGAGAACCTGACTCTGAATCCGATACAACACCTATCCTAAATGATGAGGATGACCAGCGGTCCATAAACTAG